A window of Odocoileus virginianus isolate 20LAN1187 ecotype Illinois chromosome 3, Ovbor_1.2, whole genome shotgun sequence genomic DNA:
TATTTAGCTTTTCAGATTAGGTACCTAGGGCCGCCCACTCACTCTGTGTATCTCACCAAACATAAGAGCAGCAACTTTTCTATTTGAATACAATTATGGACTGAAACTATATGATATAAAATGAAGTTTCTTCCATAAAGTTTAAGAGTAtaagaaaggaagacaaaaacaaagctCCCAAGAAATCAAAAATAATACCACATTGGTCTAGAACTTCATGAAACTGAGTTACAGTTCCCAAAGGCTTGTACTTGGATGCAGACTCACCAAGATACTTCAGTATGCTTCAAACTGGCTCATCATCATTTTCCTGCTGTATTCATAAGCCAAAAATAgtgctgcattggcaggaaacGCTCGAATCAGAGTAGCTTTCAGACCAGAATATAAAGCTGCTATTCCTTCGGTTCTCACAACACTTAAAAGAGTTCTGATGAATCCTGTCTGTTTTCCAAACATGGAAAGAACCTGAATTCTGGATTTGATACAATCCACGGGGTATATGACAAACCAAAGGCAAATGCCAGCAATTCCACCACTTAACATCAAGGGGACAGGGCCTAGTTCATCTTTTGACCCCCCCGAGGCAAAAAACGATCGACTCAGTTCATAGCCACCGAAGAAGAAGAAATAGCCTGGTACTACTTGAAAAAGAGTACTCGTGAGTCCGTGGTAGAAGCCCCAGGGGCCATCCTTTCTAAGGATACTCTTCACGACGGACCAAACTGTATCATGGCTTTTTGCTATCCTCCCTGACACCTCCAGTTCATGCATGGTCTGCAGTCGGCACTTCACGAGCTCCGTGGGGCACAGGGCCAGCGCGGCAAACGCTGAGGCGATGGAACCCGCGGCCGCAGTCTGCAGATCATTCAGCTTCGCCTGCTCATCCAGTCCAGCCACTTTCCTAACGAACTGTTGGCAGAAGCCGTAGCACATGAAGAGGACCGAGTTCTCGGCGACGTAGGCCATCAGCGCGGGGCCGGTCCCCTTGTAGAAGCCCCGCAAGCCCACCTGGGAGTAGGTCTTCAGGGCACAGTCGGTGAGGCCCCTGTACAGGCCGGGGAATGTCTGCATCTTCACCTTCATAGTGTCGAAGGGCTGACCGGTCAGGACGCACGCTGTGCCCCCCAGGGCCCCCGCGGTGAGGTCGATGGCAG
This region includes:
- the LOC110143279 gene encoding mitochondrial ornithine transporter 2; its protein translation is MKSSPAIQAAIDLTAGALGGTACVLTGQPFDTMKVKMQTFPGLYRGLTDCALKTYSQVGLRGFYKGTGPALMAYVAENSVLFMCYGFCQQFVRKVAGLDEQAKLNDLQTAAAGSIASAFAALALCPTELVKCRLQTMHELEVSGRIAKSHDTVWSVVKSILRKDGPWGFYHGLTSTLFQVVPGYFFFFGGYELSRSFFASGGSKDELGPVPLMLSGGIAGICLWFVIYPVDCIKSRIQVLSMFGKQTGFIRTLLSVVRTEGIAALYSGLKATLIRAFPANAALFLAYEYSRKMMMSQFEAY